ggcccgtgagccatggccgctgagcctgcgcgtccagagcctgtgctccgcaacgggagaggccacaacagtgagaggcccgcgtaccgcaaaaaaaaaaaaaaaaaaaaaaaaaaaaagaatttgcccAGCTGGTGAGGAAGGGAATCAGGAAGTTAACCCGggtcacccccatccccaccagctGTCAAATAAGGTAGATGGTGTCTGGGTTTATAGACCCCTAAGTGAGATCACCCTGGTTTCAATCCCAGTTCTGAcatcactgtgtgaccttgagcaaagtacttaacctctctgtgcctccatttccatTGGTACAAAATGGGGTAATAATCCTTACACCAGAGCCATCGGGCAGATTAAAAAGGATCCTGCCTGTAAAATGTTTAGTATAATGTCTGGAACACAGGAAATGTTTAAGCATTCATTCGCCACTGCTATCTCCTATCACTGATAGTTATTGTCCCCACCCACTGTCTCTCATTCGGTACCTGAATTTTGGAGGCTGGTAGTTGGCTGGAGACCACGTCTGAACCTTTTCCTTAATCCCACTATCCTCCTCAGAAAAGCTGCTCTCACTCCATTTGCAGACTTCACAAGAATTCTCTCAGCCTGCTTGTGCCATCACTCAATATGGTGCTTTGGAATCCTTCTGTTAGCACAGCTGTGTCTGGGGTCTGGGAAAGCTCTGAGGACCCCGGGGGTGGGAGATGCACATGAGAGAGGGTCTCTCGAGCAAGTGGAGGTGGGGGGTATGTAAGCAGCCTCCCATCCTGTTCCTCTGTCTGGCAGGCCGGCACCCCTTCTCTTCCTGTGTGCTACCCAGGGCTGGCCCGGACGAAGAGCTTGTCTGCACCTTGGCTTAGATGGGCTTTCTTGCAAGCTCACCCGCAGGGGAACATGAGCGCTGCATGCTCACTGAATCCTAGACCCTCCCGGCCTCACTGCTGGGGCCAGGTCCCCTCCATCCCTGACAGGTTCATCCAGGGACTGGGTCGTAACCAGGAGGAAGTTCGGGGCCTCCTGGGACTTCCACCCACAGATCCCAGCTCTCCTCCTGCAGAAACCCAGCCCCGTCTTTCTTCCATGGTGGGTCCCACACTTCTGGAATCTTGAGTGAAGCTCATGTGCCCCATCCTCTTATTGTTCATATGAGAAGGCAAAGGGCCAAGGCTAGAACTCAGAACCAGCCCTTTCCCCCTGCATCAGTGGCTCCCAACTTCTTTCcacgttagaatcacctgggaccTTTCAAAAACTCCAAAGTCACAGCCACATGCCAGACCAGGGAAATCACGCTCTCTGGAGTTGGGCAGGTAAGTTTCCCAAGTGATTCCAATATGTGGACAAGTTTTGGAGCTACCGTCCTTGCAGCCCCAAGAATCCCGATAAATGGCCACACGTCAGGCTAAGTGCCCTGAGTCAGGATTACCCATTACCTCAGTGGTCCCTTTTCGATTGCTGACCTTCTGAACATCAGGAGGGACTTACTCATGTATTAGTGAGAAGCTGCTACACATCGAGCAAGTACTGTAGAGTTATGTAGTCGGCATGCTCActaaagtttaaataaattaatatgctTAGACAAATGTGCAAAGCCACAATCAAAATTCTCCAATTATTCACTAATATCTTAATCGTGTTTACAAAAAATAAAGGTGAATATTGAAGCTAATTAAATCTCCTTAAAAATGCCAAGGTGAAGTATATAAAATCCAAATGTCTCTGATGGGGTTGCAATTATTTGCAAATTTTTCAATTCCCACTGAGCGATTAGATACactgttttatcatttttatttatctaactAATTACATCCTGTTTCTCCCCGTGAAAAGAACACAAGTAGACAAACAACTGTTCTATATTCACTTGATCCaattatgtgtatataattttGGACATGTGTTGCCTTTAGCAGAGTTTGATTTCTTTGAATCTCAAATTTTGGGGTCAATTAGTCCAGTCATTTATAACTGTCTGGGTCCTGGACTCCTTTTGAGTCCACGTACTCTGATGAAAGCAATTTTTCACACAGTTTCTGGGAGCACCTGGACTCCCAAAGTCCCCCAGGCCCCCAGCTGAGTccagaaaaatgaggaaacaagcCCAGAGGCTAAAGTGACTCAAGCTGCCAGTCAGTTCCACTCTCAGGATTGGAACTCCCATCTCCCGACCCTCTGGCCATTCTGGGAGAGACAAGCCTAGGGCCTCcttgcctgggttcaaagcctGATTCTTCTGCCTGTTGGCTGGCGATGTGTGCAAGTTATATCACCCCTCAGTGCAGTGGTTTCTGTGTCTGAAGATGTCCTCATTTGCCTGCCCGCTTGTTGTGTTTGCTGTAATTATTTACAAGCGAGAAAAGAGGCGCTTGGGGGATAGGCAGTTGCCCTAGGTCACCAAGCTGCTAAGCGGTGTGTCTCCAAAGCCTGTAGTCTTGGCACACACCACGCTGCATCCCCCATTTCTCCCGGCCCTGACCGGGACAGAGTAGGATGCAGGAAGTCCAGGAGCCACTCTCAGGGAACAAGCTTCAAGTTCAACAGGGCACGCCAGCTCTCTCCCCGGCAGAGAAAGGACCAGCAAGAGGaccaggaaggagagggaggtctGTGTTTTATGCAAGGGGATGGAGAGACATGCATGCAGTGAGGCCAGCCtgggtgaggggaggggctgctgccCAGTGGGAGGCCTGGCCTCTGGCTCCCACCCCAGGGGTCGTAGAAACAGCTGGTGGCAGCAGCACAGGCCGAGGGAGGCGGCAGGGGCTGTCTGGGCTGGCCGAGCTACAGAGGGGCTTCCTGGAGTGTCCAGCCACAGGTACCTTGGAGCAGCCCTGGGCTGAGAAATCTGAAAACCCCTCCCTTCCTGGGCTGTGGGCCGGGTTGTTAGAAcactttcagttttgtttctctgCCCGCAAGAACCGAAACTCCTCGAAACAGAAAGACTCCGCAGACCAGAACATGGAGGGAAACTTCCAGGCGTGCAGGAACTGGTAAGAAGTTGCTTTCCCGGCGGCCGAACTGAGGCTGTCTAGTGAGAGGGGCAGACGGGATAAGGCTGTTTCTGAAGTTAAGAGAAAAGGGCCCTTGTACCCAGGAGGGCTAGGGTGGAAGATTTAAACTCAGGAGATGTAGGAAGATGATGAGAGATGGTCAGGGTTGGCTAACATCCCACCCCAGATATTTCAGTCTTTCTGGGACAGTTCTAAAGCCAAACAGCCAGGCTAACTGTCCCTGCTGGGCTATTCGTATTTTTCAGAACTTGGGTCCTAACTTGGAGTTCTGATCATATGCTCTTCACACCAGTCTTAGACAGAAAGGGGCCCACAGAGGTTGTCCGGGACCACACCCGCCCTCACCTTGAGAGGGTGCTGTGGAGCAGGGTGAGGGGATAGAGCAGGGGTCCCAGACCACACCTCTAACTCGGGGAGACCTGGCCCCTTGAAGTACCTCACTCTCGAAGCTCCCTACCTGTGCTGGGAACCAGAGGGATCCCTCCCAGAGAGCTTCCTCCAGGCAGACCCTCCTGGCTGAACCGGCTCAGGAAGAAGAGCTGAAGGGCCAGGCCGGACAGAAGGAGAAAGGGGCCAGGCCGGGCAGAGGGGCAAGAACAGAGGAAGGGAGTGGGAAGCAGCTTTTGTGCCACCTGCTTGGGCTGTGCAGAAGCCAAGACCTTGTTCAGACCAAGCAGAGTGAGGCTCTGGCCGCTCCCCTCTGGCCACATCCCATGTGCCCAGGACATGGGCGGGCAGCTCTCATCATCCTTTAGGCCTTTAGAGCTGTGGCCACTACGTGTCCTCTCTCCCAAGCTGCCACAAGCAAGGGCTGgttgaaaggaaaggagaagtatTAAGAAACGCCCTGCCTGGGAACTGGGAGGGTCAGAAGCTTGTGTTTTTTGGGGTTTCCAAGAAGGGTCTCAACCTCTCTGTGGGTTGCACAGGTGAGCCTTAAGGCAGGGAAAGGTAGATGGCTTCTCGTTCTGGGAGACCTGGGAAGCTCTCCCTATGGGGGTTCTGAAAGTTGGCATTGCCCTTGCAAGGCTCTGAGTGGGCATGCAGGCCTGGATTTCCAACTGGCTGTGGGCCAAGCAGGGGAGTGCttgaaaatagacaaaatatttgaaagaatttgatatttgttatttcattttaaaaacagttttaccaaggtataattgacataaactgCATTtatggtacttttaaaaaatatttattttatttatttatttggttgcaccaggtcttagtcgAGGCAGGTGGCCTCCTTAGTTGCcgctcaccggctccttagttgtggcatgtgaactcttagttgtggcatgcatgtgggatctagttccctgaccaggggttgaaccagGGCCTTCTGCATtgagagtgcggagtcttaaccactgcgccaccaggggaactCCCTGTGGTACACTTTTAAAGTGCGCCATTTGACATGTTTGACATAGATatatacccatgaaaccatcaccgtGACTACTAAAATTCAATAAGCTATCAAGTTAGGAAGAACAAAAgggaattttattcaagccaCGCTGAGAATGATGACCCAGGAAGCAgattctcagaaagctctgagaacagtCCCACCAGTTAAAAGTCGAAGGCACAGTCATGtacatttttgagacaaaggatCATACATAAAAATGacatactggggcttccctggtggcgcagtggttgagagtccgcctgacgacgcgtgggacgcgggttcgtgccccggtccgggaggatcccacatgcagcggagcggctgggcccgtgagccatggccgctgagcctgcgcgtccggagcctgtgctccgcaacgggagaggccacaacagtgagaggcccgcgtaccgcaaaaaaaaaaaaaaaaaaaaaaaaagacatactgaTATTTCACAAAAAATTCACCAAGAATGCATAGTCCAAGTAAGCACGTACAAAGTGTGTGTACCAAGCAAACAGCAAGTCACGGTCACTAGGACCCCCACGGAGCTGGGAAAGAACCCTATTCTTTTATGAAGTTCCATTGCTAgcttcagaagaaagaaagaaaaaattgatctTTACCATCAAGCAGGCACTCCCATCTTTGAGGAGCTCTGGTTAATGTGTAATACAGATGCACACCGTACattagggagggaggaggcccaaacaaacacagagagaattttatgtttaattttttcttgtcctgcctcaaaatataaattatatttcatcaAATCACCATCAAGATGATGAACGTATCCGTtccccccaaaagtttcctccgGCCGCTTTGTAATGTCTGCCTCCCGCCCCTCCTTGCCCGACCCCTCTCACCCCAGGCAGTAGAAGAGTTTACAGAGCATCCTTACACTTATTTTATGATTTTGCACTGTTCTGATCTAGGACCAACATGGGGAAGGGGGGCAGGTGGTATCGTCATATTTTCAGTGCTTGAGGCCTTGAATGATCTTAATCCAGCAGCCGTGGAGACGAAATACGGCTCCATGCTTTATACCATGAAATAAGCCTGTTTTTCCTCCCTCTTGATCCTGCAGCAAAAGAAGCGGGGCCCCTGGCCACTTGGCCCTCCATGGGGCCCACTCTCTGCTCTTCAAGGTCCTCTGTCCGGAGTGCAAGGAACCCGTCCTACAGGATACGATGGAAGAGCACGGCGGGGGCAGGCACCAGCAGGTGGGGAGGCGGAAgcaggcatgggggtgggggcaccAGGTGGCCAGCCGGAGCCCGGCCCGCACTGCAGCCCACCTCAGGTGGGCACCCCGCGCCCAGCACCCCCTGTGAAGTGGAAAGGGTAGTTAAATCTGCCTGCCTTATACTGCACTGAGTGAACCCTGGTTTTCCCATCCCCTATCCTTTCCCTACAGGCAAATGGGTCCAGCCAAGGCAAGGGAGTCCCTGTTTCAGGAAAGGTAAAATGTTCCGTCGAGATGTGTCAAGaggagagacaggaaaggagAGCTCTAGAAGGCACTCATGGCCAAGGCTGGTCAAAGGTTAACCTTTCTCTCCTGCTGTTTCTGGAGATCCTCAAGCTCAGGCATCCATTTCAACTCAGCGGGTCCCACAGATGCGCCTTGAGCACAGGGCTGGTGCTGCAGGGAGACGAGGGAACCTGACTCCTGCCCCCAGGCGCTCACAGACCCGCACCTGACACGCACAGCCAGGGCCACTGAGCTGGGTGGGACTCCAGCGTCTCCCTCCGTGTTTAGGTGGGGTGCGCAGCGTGTCAGCAGAGCCTGCCGAAGCACTTGCTGGAGATTCAAGAGGTGAGAGTCAGCTGTGATTTCTTCTCCCAAgcccaggaggaggggaaggggccaGTAATAAAgatttccccccctccccctcccccagctctctctTCTTGCCCAAGGAGGCCTGGGGGACAATGGGGAACTAGCTCATCACAGGGCCTCCTGCCCCCAGATGCCCGTCAGAAGGGCCTGCCATGGTCCACAAGCCCAAGAGAGCTCGTGTTTGCCAAGGagagtccccccaccccctggccttTCCCACCTGCTTTCTCTTACTGGCTTCAGTCCCCCAGGGAAATAAGCTCATACCCCCAACGCAACTGCAGGCCAGTGACCATGCCCGTCCCGCCTGCTTCCCCGCAGGCCAAGGAATGCCAGGAGCGCCCCGTTGAGTGCCAGTTCTGTGAGCTGGCCGTGCGCCTCAACAAGGTGGACATCCACGAGCACCCCTGCGGCAGGCGGACGGAGGTCTGCCCACACTGCGGCCAGCGCATCGTGCTCCACATGCTGGCCCGGCACAGAGACGAGTGCTGCGGTGAGCAGACCCAGCTCCAGAAAGGTGAGCAGGGGTGGCAAGGGATGTAAGCTCTCAGCAGGACAGGTGGCATGTGTGATGACAGATACACGTGTCTCAAATTCATCTGGCTACTCTGGACCACGTGCTAGAGTGGCCTCCTTGTGTGTCTGCTGTGGTCTGTAAATGACTGGTCCAGGGACACCAAGACGCCAGGAGCTGCGGGCCTGGGAGCTACACAGATGAGTGCAGAGGCAATGGGGGCCCGGCCAAATGGGAGGCTTCCTTGGAACCCCTCAAGCACAATTCCAGCCTGGCAGAGACCCACCTGCAtcctttgacagatgagaaacctATGCATAGAATGAAACAGGGCTTGCTAGAGGCAGAAACCAGACAGGACATCCAAGTTCCCTGACACCAAATCAGGAGATTTCACCACCATCAGCAGCGGACAGAAGGGATCTAGTTGTAACTCCTGACCTTCGAGCCTATGTGTTGGCCGCCTGGTAGCACTGTGTGTTGTCTTGACCTGGTTACCTCTTCATGAGATGTGTTTACGGAGGACAGCAATGTGACAGGTCTTGTGTTCACTGGTTGTTTTAGTAACACAGTAACACATGGAGAGAGCCTAAAATGCTTTGGATGGTAAGTCTCTCCTGGTAAACGATTTTATTAAAATCGGCAGATGAAAAACTGGAGTGCTTGAGACGCGTGTACATTTCCAGCATGGCTGGGCTTCAACACAGCCCGCAAACGGCTCTTCAGCACAACTTCACCAACACAACACAACTTCAACAAGACAACACAACACAGCTTCAACACAGTCAACAGAGATGTGTGCAATAACTCCTCGTTTGATCACAGAGCTCAGAGACTGGTGAAATGAAAGAGCAGTCAGACCGGACGGGGCTGGCATCTGTGGTAACGGCTCCTTCTGTCTCCTTAGAAACCAGTCCTGCGCCAGGAAAATGTCTCTTCATCAGGGCTGTGTGCTGCCCCGAGTGCACTTTTGCAGCTTAAAGGAAATGATGTGGGTGATTCCTGCTGTGGGTGGCCTGTGTGGCCAAGGACCCTGGCCGTGCAGGACACTCACGGCAGGCCGGGGACAGTTCAGCATCAGGACTGCAGGCCATGTACGCGGTTGTGGGACAGTCGGGCTAGCCATTGTCAAGGGCAATCATTTGTGCTGTTGTTTCCATGCTTTTTCAGGGAAGAGAATTCCAGCTCCTGAAAGCAACATCTGCTGTCATTATTGCAACCAAATGATCCCAGGAAATAAGTATTTCCACCATGTGGTGAGTAGAAATTGGTTATTTTCTAATGATGCCAATAGCTAGTTCATATTCCAAACAGAGTGACAGGAAAGGTAGATTCCGGGTCCAACTTTACACAGCATGGATAACAGAGGTTCCCAtatttagttttgctttgttCAAAAAGGGATGTTGTGAATTGGTGTAGGCTAATTTAGCACACATCATTGGTCTCCCACCGTGCCAGCCCTTCAAGGAGCCTCCCTGACCAGTCCAGCTATCGTTGATCACCTCCAAACATCTTCAGCCTTCAGGGCCTGGCCATGGCAATTTGGTCCTTAATAGGACCTGCCTTATTATTTTCTGTCCCAT
This sequence is a window from Pseudorca crassidens isolate mPseCra1 chromosome 19, mPseCra1.hap1, whole genome shotgun sequence. Protein-coding genes within it:
- the XAF1 gene encoding XIAP-associated factor 1 isoform X5 is translated as MGVGAPGGQPEPGPHCSPPQANGSSQGKGVPVSGKVGCAACQQSLPKHLLEIQEAKECQERPVECQFCELAVRLNKVDIHEHPCGRRTEVCPHCGQRIVLHMLARHRDECCGEQTQLQKGKRIPAPESNICCHYCNQMIPGNKYFHHVDRCRPISDSVTYSPVGKPDIPPSSLSSQAAEDQTSTAQKDVRPKTKNTSRFRHLSEKSTRQAPRGTNKTTDLPLKSDGKLRASSPVEDETAYDILRRCSQCGIVLPLPTLTQHQEKCWWLASSKGKQARSSS
- the XAF1 gene encoding XIAP-associated factor 1 isoform X2, coding for MPDQGNHALWSWAGCRKSRSHSQGTSFKFNRARQLSPRQRKDQQEDQEGEGEPKLLETERLRRPEHGGKLPGVQELANGSSQGKGVPVSGKVGCAACQQSLPKHLLEIQEAKECQERPVECQFCELAVRLNKVDIHEHPCGRRTEVCPHCGQRIVLHMLARHRDECCGEQTQLQKGKRIPAPESNICCHYCNQMIPGNKYFHHVDRCRPISDSVTYSPVGKPDIPPSSLSSQAAEDQTSTAQKDVRPKTKNTSRFRHLSEKSTRQAPRGTNKTTDLPLKSDGKLRASSPVEDETAYDILRRCSQCGIVLPLPTLTQHQEKCWWLASSKGKQARSSS
- the XAF1 gene encoding XIAP-associated factor 1 isoform X4; the encoded protein is MPDQGNHALWSWAEPKLLETERLRRPEHGGKLPGVQELANGSSQGKGVPVSGKVGCAACQQSLPKHLLEIQEAKECQERPVECQFCELAVRLNKVDIHEHPCGRRTEVCPHCGQRIVLHMLARHRDECCGEQTQLQKGKRIPAPESNICCHYCNQMIPGNKYFHHVDRCRPISDSVTYSPVGKPDIPPSSLSSQAAEDQTSTAQKDVRPKTKNTSRFRHLSEKSTRQAPRGTNKTTDLPLKSDGKLRASSPVEDETAYDILRRCSQCGIVLPLPTLTQHQEKCWWLASSKGKQARSSS
- the XAF1 gene encoding XIAP-associated factor 1 isoform X1, with protein sequence MQEVQEPLSGNKLQVQQGTPALSPAEKGPARGPGRRGRSVFYARGWRDMHAVRPAWVRGGAAAQWEAWPLAPTPGVVETAGGSSTGRGRRQGLSGLAELQRGFLECPATGTLEQPWAEKSENPSLPGLWAGLLEHFQFCFSARKNRNSSKQKDSADQNMEGNFQACRNCKRSGAPGHLALHGAHSLLFKVLCPECKEPVLQDTMEEHGGGRHQQVGCAACQQSLPKHLLEIQEAKECQERPVECQFCELAVRLNKVDIHEHPCGRRTEVCPHCGQRIVLHMLARHRDECCGEQTQLQKGKRIPAPESNICCHYCNQMIPGNKYFHHVDRCRPISDSVTYSPVGKPDIPPSSLSSQAAEDQTSTAQKDVRPKTKNTSRFRHLSEKSTRQAPRGTNKTTDLPLKSDGKLRASSPVEDETAYDILRRCSQCGIVLPLPTLTQHQEKCWWLASSKGKQARSSS
- the XAF1 gene encoding XIAP-associated factor 1 isoform X3, whose protein sequence is MEGNFQACRNCKRSGAPGHLALHGAHSLLFKVLCPECKEPVLQDTMEEHGGGRHQQANGSSQGKGVPVSGKVGCAACQQSLPKHLLEIQEAKECQERPVECQFCELAVRLNKVDIHEHPCGRRTEVCPHCGQRIVLHMLARHRDECCGEQTQLQKGKRIPAPESNICCHYCNQMIPGNKYFHHVDRCRPISDSVTYSPVGKPDIPPSSLSSQAAEDQTSTAQKDVRPKTKNTSRFRHLSEKSTRQAPRGTNKTTDLPLKSDGKLRASSPVEDETAYDILRRCSQCGIVLPLPTLTQHQEKCWWLASSKGKQARSSS